The stretch of DNA CTGTTCTCCAACAGTAAGCGGTGTTTAAACATAAATGTTTAAACATAAATGTGAAACCTTGTGAGCTTTTAACCATGAAGGGGAGGAGGCTTTATCATTGGAGGTAAGTAAGTCTTTAGAGAAAGTGATCCACCTGCTTTTGCCCAAACAAAGCATCCACGATGGGCTTTGGTTACATTTACACCCAATGTGGCTTCAGGTATCCTGTGATGGGGAAACTCAATCTATGTTGAGAGGCAAACGTTTCCTGGTACTTCCCAGCACTGCTCACCTCCGACCACTGGACTTTTTATTTGAAAGCACACGTGAGTCCACTGATTTTGTGCCCATGAAGTGTGCCTGTTGGGCTTCTTTAAGTCTAATAGCCATCATATCTTCTActaatcattttatttagtaGCATTAGTATTAGCGTTAGCAAAGAGTTCTTTCTGGAAAATGAGACATTTTCATCATGAGGTAAAAAGCAGCATCTGCTCCCTGTACCTCTGTTTGACTTTAAATCCTGCttatctttgaaaaaaaaaaaaacttatcacTACAATGGAAAAAACGTCTAAGATTTTGCCAACTCAAATGGAAAAATCTTGTGTAATTTAGACAGCGATCCAGAGGCAGTGTGAGCTTTTTTGTTCTATTATTAGTCTGGCTCCACGCTCCCAATGTGGCAGAAAGCCCCCTTCAGTTTGTTTTTCCTGTCAGATGTTGTAAGAAGGGCAATGATCTGTCCTTCCGTTCGTCCTACAGCTTGTTATCGTTGTAAGAATTCCACAGATACAGTCTGTCCCACGGGCTATATGTATGCTTGCCAACTTAGCAGCTCACATCTGGGGTAATAACTACAAAAGTTCACTACAACCCCTTGTTATACTCCAAAAACGTGCAATACGAATTTTACATAAGGTAGGATATATTGATCACACAAATACCTTATTTTTGCAGTCTAAGCTGCTAAAATTTTCAGATTTAGTTGACTTCTATAATGCGCAACTTCTATTCAAAGCTTATAAAAGTATATTACCTAGTAATATTCAGAAGATTTTCACTCAGAAAGAAAGGGGTTATAATTTGAGGGGGTGTGGTAACTTTTATGTCCGGAAAGTACGAACCACAAGGaaaagtatgtgtgtgtctgtatgtggcgtTAAACTGTGGAATCGACTGGGGTTAGAGTACAAACTGTGTCCAAATATTTATCAattcaaaacaaaatacaaggaAATGATTTTGTCACGGTATGGGAATGAAGACAGGGGCGTTTGACTGTTACTTGGTGTTCGCAGGTACCatcattattttttgttttgctttttgagGATAATAATTGGTAAATAATGATGAGTATGGGGGATGGTGATGATGACCGATGGGGTGATCACGTGTATATAGTATGTATGTGTGATATATAATAGGTGTATGTTATGGCTATATGTTGCAGTGATGTATATTATATGTAAACTTATGAATACTGTTGATGCAGTTGACTACGGAGTATAGTGGGaattgaaaacatgtaaactaTTGCGGATTGGATGGGGGTGGGAGTAAATAAGCTTGTCTTCATCCCACTCCTTTTCAAGCTGGTATtctgttgtttaatttattatttgttgttttctatgCCCAGTGGGCATAAGTGACTGTTAtttataaatatgtatataatttttttaatttattttttaaattctggcttgaaataaataaacaaatacaaatacattttCCGGGAAAACCTGCTAATAAAGCGAGTCATGTCACGAGCGTCTCCACAGAAAGATTCCGCACATCAGCACCTACGTGGTGTTCCAAACACAGAAATCTTATCTGGTGACATGCAGTCAACTAGAAGCCTCACCTTGATGGACAGGGCATAAAGGTGGTTCAGCATAACATGGTTGGGCTCTGGAAGTAATGCAGGATCGCACTagattggtaaaaaaaaacaaaaaaaaaacaatttagagAGAAAACATCAGAACATCACAAGATCGGTCATTTCATAAATAGCTGGAagtgtcatttcatttccaggaaaaaaaaaagaagttgacAAAGACAATGAAAAACAACGACGTTGTCTCAAGAAAGCTCCGATTAGAAATTTTGAAAATGAGAGCAAGAAAAATAAAGCCAACTGGAATGCGTTGCAGCCACTTACAGAAATTCCAGTGTCTTTGTTGAGGATGACctggaggaggtgaggagggAGTATGGGTGGAGACTTGATCTTCTCCTCCTGTTTAGGGGCATAAGCGTCCTGATGATAAGGTCCGGGAGGAGAGCTGGAGAGGTCTGACAAAGGAAGAGCAGAATAATATGACCGAAGGCCGAAACAAAACCCTAAAACTCTGTTTTCAGAGTCACATCAGAATCTAGCACCCAGGGCACAGCTCTCTGGAAAAGATTTACGCGGTAGAAGCACAACTTTGGTGCACTTAGCCCCGATTATTGAATATTTTAACGAGTAAGCCGTGACATCAAAGatttttatgaaatgttttcttatttttttacctCCCAATGAATTACGCTCCAGAATCGATACAGCAGTGAGAAAGTGAGAAGAAAGAGGGAGATGACCTGCAGCAAAGGGTCATTAAAAGCTGCTGTGGCAAAGAGTTGAGCTATATCACGTAACGCTTTGGAGAAAACTATGACTCTGTTGGTGACACATTACCATCAGCTCTGACTCTCTACACACTCATACAGAGCCTGTGTGAGAGCAACTCACATCGTTTAGAGGCATTTTAAACCAGAGGCCAGTGGTCATGACACCTAAATAATTGATAATAAAGTAGCCGGTTGGACTTTAGTGAATGACTGGCTAAAATTCATTAATAGGTAATAAAAACCTAACGCAAATGCATCGGGGAATCTTAAGTACAGATGTAAAAATGGCTACATGCACTCACCTGACATgtcagagcacttctgtgaatCCACCATGAGGGCGTCAAACACCTCAAAGTCAGTTTTCTTCACCTGGATGATATTGTTAAATGTGCCGAGCTGGCTGGTTACGACGGGCTGTTAGGAAAACACCACACAACCACGTTCACAAAGCTGAATTATAAGCAGGGCAGATAGGTTGAGCATTCCCACAGAATAATAAAACAGTGAAACGAACCCCTGAAGCATCACGCAGTAATTAAATTTGAGACCACACGGCCTCTAATCGTTTCCCTACTCCAGGTCTTATAAAATTTGAGAGACAAGTCGCAAATTATTTTTAGCATTAGCGACTGTAATTTTGCAGAGACACAGAACACGTGTTAATAAGCACTGTCCCGTGAAATTATTGCTTGAAGACAGAAAGGAAAATTCACAAGCTACACTTGTAGTGTACAACAAATCTGCAGCAACACAAAAACACCATGGTGCAATATGCAATGATGGCACAGATGCAGCTGTAACACATCTGCAGCGCCTGGATTTATCACAGAGAATATATCCAGAGGAACGCATCCCGTATGTGGCACGTTAAAGGCATTCTTGGTGAAAACTCAAATGCCTGTTTGACTCAAAACCGATGAGAGTAACTGCCCACCTCAGTTGGATCATGGGTCCACTGCCCGTCCACATAAAACTTGTACTGATGCTCCCCTTCAGGTAGATCAACGATTGCCACAAAGGTGTTCTGACTGAcgggcaaaaaaaaagagcatttgGAAACAGTTCAGTTCAAACTTTTTCAACCTCATTCACAATACGCACATGGGCTCGAACTAGAATAGAAGGGCTTtcaactttttgttttctttccaggAGAATGTTTTGCTTTCCTTCCCGCGCAGGAGGAGGCGGTGGTGTCTGGCAGGGAGACAGTATGAAGGgagtgtggtgtgtgtgtgtgtgcgtatcgTAGGCAACGTGACCTGTCAAACTGCCGTTAACTCTGACCTCGTGGCTGGCTCCATCAAGTTATAGATTAAAACTGCAAAAGTTGCACAATGgcagttaagaaaaaaaacctggaagGACTGATGCATCACCTGAAACCCTGAGTCACTCCGTCTCAGCAGTTAGATCAGACTTAGCCCGAAACAGAGACTCTCCCATTTATCTGCTTTTGATGACAAACAGTGGATGTGTTTACATGCACAGCAATAATCGGATAATAACCCAGTCACGACCTTCCTCTTAATATCTCACTGTATCTCACTCAAGATTAGTAGAGTTTAGTACATTGGCCTCACCTTCTAATCAGGGGAATCTTGTTGGCCCAGTTGTTGAAGGACCCAGAGATGAACACCTCCTTTCCATCTCCAGTCCAGCGAAAGACTGTAGGTCGATCTAGAGTCGGGCCTTTGTCCTCGGCTTCTAAGTCTTGCTGCCATGCAAGGAACTCCTCCTTCTCTAAGGGAGCCTGAAACAGAACATCAGCACTATGATATTTGTTGATTTTTATTATGTTAAGAGTTGGGCCGGAAGAAGTCTGCAGtccaaaaaaaaactatgacCGTAACAGATCTGTGCCTCTGAAACAACATCGACACATACCTTCATATCTTCTCCATGAAAAATATCTGCGTCCTCTGGGCTATCCATCAGGATCTTCGGGATCTCCCCCTCCTTGATTCCCCGGCTGTCCCGCCGCTGGGCCTTCTCCCCCTGGCCCATGGCAGCCCTCTCGCTGCTCGTGTTCCCCATGGCTTTGTCTTCTCGTAGGCCGTCACCACGGTCACTGTGTGTAGCCAACCAGAAACCTCAGACTAGCTTTTACATATCGCAATTAATCATTGACAGCGGCTGAAAGAATACCAGTAAGGCGGAAGAATTAGCTCATCAAAAGGTGCCAATAAAAATCAGAAGCTGCACTGGATACGAAATTACGTGGAaggatttctgtgttttcttttcacatGACACAGAACACCCACAGCTACGCTACCTCTGCAAAGTATAgatttttagtcttttttttttttgcttgctgTATGACTAAACAACGTTCTTTCCATGTAGGAGCTGAATAACAGTGGTATTTTTTTCCAACACCCCACCCAGGCGTGGGAGTTTGACGAACATGTTATGTTAGCTTCAACGTGATACTCATATAACATTTCTCTCAGCATGCTACCTTATTTATACAAAAGACCACTGTGTTCATGCGACTGCACCGTTTTGTCCGGAGCAGGTTCGTTGGGTTATAGCGTAATCTATGATGCAGAACACATCTGGTGAGTTTCTGGAGCAATTCCCTCACGACTGAAAAGCTTACAGGCTCATTCCACAGCTGTATAAAATAAAACGAACACTGAGAGGCCGTCGGCCCGGTTGAATGTACATGTGCATATGTATAATGTAAACGCCCACTGTCATGTAAGTAAGCAGTGATAAAGCGTGACCTTCACACAAAAAACCCCCACAGCTATAGCAGTAATGTGTGACTTATTACATGCTGCTCAGGgcaaaaaaaagtttcacacTGATCTAACATTAAATGTAAATCAATCTTTAACCCTGCGAAGAGAAACCAGATCCTTTAAAGCCACGTGGTTATTTCTCGAAAATCGTACTGACTTGAAAAATTGTAAGAACATAACTGTATGGGTGAGTAATATAGGTGTGATCTCACTTTCAGGTGACTCGAGGGGGTGAAACAAAAAGTTATCGTGTCTGCAAACAGAGTAAAAGCTCCGTTTTTAAAAACTCGACCACTCTGGGTGTTATGGTCAAATACGCAGCAGGGCCACGCTCAAATCGTGGCAACTGGCAATGGCACGGTGGCAACCTGAGCTGCCACAGCTTTGCAGAGGCAGCTGCCACAGGGTGCCACAGGGTTCCACAGGGTGCCACAGAGTGCCACAGGGTTCCACGGAGTGCCACGAGGTGCCACAGGGTTCCACAGGGTGCCACAGAGTGCCACAGGGTTCCACGGAGTGCCACGAGGTGCCACAGGGTTCCACAGGGTGCCACAGAGTGCCACAGGGTTCCACGGAGTGCCACAGAGTGCCACAGGGTTCCACGGAGTGCCACGAGGTGCCACAGGGTGCTACAGGGTGCCACAGAGTGGCACGGGGTGCCACAGCAGCTGTAAAAGCCTGTTAGACGCTGCCACAGCCTTGCCACGCCTGCTGCCGCTGTTTCTGTTTGTGGAAGCCAACACTGATTCTCCACAAACGGGTTGTCAGTAAAGTATAGTTAACTATGGTCTGTTACTCAATCATTACTTTCAAATGATGATGTAgttatttcattatttcattattCTTTAATAACAAAGTATACAAAGTCAGTGCATTCACTTGAGATGGAAACTATGTCTTATATAGTGTTATggatatattatatatttacaaTGTAGCGTCCAGCAGGACTTATAGAAAGGATGACGATGAGCTAACTCTTAATTTATTGCCTGGCCCTCTGGTCTCTCACAACTCCACAcactcacaggcctccatcgtTTACACTCGGACCCGCCCCGCCAACCTTCTCATCCAATCACATAACCAAACACACCCACCaagcatcacagacagccaatactcagaaaataaaaataaaaacattaaaaagacgCAGGCACAGGAACTAAAATGTTAACTTGGCTGACCCTCTGCTCTCTCTCAACTCCCCACACACGCACGGATTATTATTGCAAAACCGTGAGCACAGTTTAATAATCTCTAATCAGCTCTTACTTTGGTTATACAGGGCCCGGATAGCTCGTAAAAGCGGCTACTTGTCCCATATACTCACTCAGGACCCCCAACATTATCTATCagcctttttttatatatagccTCTGGCACCCTATGGCAGCCCCTGTCACCCTGGCTCCCCGCAGGGAAATACGAGCATTTCTGTATGCTCGTATTTCATACAGAAAtgttaaattatttaaaaataaaaataaaattaataaaaaaaacaaaaaaacaatcctCTCTATTACAATAAGAGTGGGTAATGATATAGTTGCTGCGCATTTGTGTTGATGCTGgttgaaatgtttcatcttcGCCGTGACGCCATAATAAATAAAGTTCCCATCACTCCACGGTGATGTATTTGCGAGGTGATAATTAAAGTAATGCTAAGCCGTCCCCCTTATGCCACCGTCGAGTCAAATTCACGTGGACACTAAAAACGTGACAATGAAACTCCCCGATACTTTTCTTGTAGCATGACACCGTTATTAGCTGATGGAGCGTGCGGCAGGTGAAAGCTAACCCCGGCCGCATCTTCTCCTGAAGCTAGCAGGATAGCATCCAGTACCAGTGTGTTATGTAGCCGGTGGTTTGGTCGCACTGTAAAACCGTGAGAGTGCTCCCGGCGGCAAAACGCGGGTCATGGCAATTAAAGGATGAAAGCACCAACTATAAATGCAGTGTGTCATTTAGGTCGTTACCTGGGAAATGCCTAACGTCGCAGTTATCGGTGTGAGGTAGTCAACTCCATTCCAGCGGAGCCGAAAACATCTTTGACAGACCTGCTAAACAAACCCGCCCCCCGCTCCGCGCATGCGCAGAAGATGGAAATGATAAAGAATACTTCACATCGGGAAAAATTGCACAGTAGGTCCGCAACATTCCATCCTCCATACATGCACATGTTTGTGGCACAAAAATGATTGCaagtagtcttttttttatgttatttatgAACAAGGGGGTATTTTCCTTCTTTATACTATGAGGTGTAATGTTGTGGACTCACCACTAGATAGAAGCATTGGTCAAGTGCAGAACATTCAAAGACTGCTGTTCCACTTGAGCTATTGAACCgattaaatgtttttgttttttcataccTATGACAAAGCAAATATCTAATACAGTGCCCACTTTCGTTTTAAAGATGCAACACATTCCAAGTTTTTATGCAGCATTGTAAAACTGGGCAAGGAATGTGCACAATACTTAATTAAGAAGGCCTATCTACTAGTATTTATAGcatattattgattttattattattatttttttactctGTTATTCATAAAGCCAGGGCACCGAATGACGATGTCTTTGAGCTGGTGCTTAAGACTAAATTAGTGCAACTCGCCCTTCACAGCATAGTAATATTTCAACAGTGTCTGCCAGTTAGAATGCCTTCAGAGGTTACCTTTAAAGTAATTTTATTCTTAGGACACTCTAATTTTTGCCTGCAGTGACTTCTGCTTGGCCTATTGAAATTAAGTGATGCTCTTAAAGCTTTTGTTGTCACATTTACTCTGAGCAGCTGAGCCTGAGCTCCTGTCAACAGGAAAAAAATGCTATTTTGATTCAGCAGGAAAGGAATGGGAGTAAGTCAATAACATCAAGAAATTTTATAAAATTTAATTCAACTCACGGGTTATCGTTCTTTACCTTATCTGACATTATTTTATTTGAGCAGAGTCATACAATGCTGAAGTATCTTTTCATCATTGGTTTGGTCTTCTCTAAACCATTTAATAACTATACTCTCATTTTCCTCAAACTTTGCTACAGATTGAAAATTGGTCAATGATGCTCACAATGTCAGACACAAGGTCAGTGAATGCTGAAGGCTTTATCGCTTCATGAGaagctaaaataaataaataagtgaaaaaaacactaaatatattgaaaaaaaaacaacaaataataataataaaatgatatttttctttattccacTGGACCATTTTAAAACAGAGGAATGCACATTTCCCATGGTCCCATCATTAGAAATATCACAGCAGACACAGCTCGGGTAATGAGCTTGGTCACACTTGATGCAGTACACAGATGTTGGTCCACAGCGGCCGTTCAGTTACGGAGATCAAATTTTCCCCTTCATATGTCTTGCTTTATCAGCTTACATTATTAGTTTCAGCCCAGATGACTaccaatctttcttttttttttttgagaatgtGAAAATGATTAGACTGTTATTGTATGATTGAGCTCTATGCATGCGTACATCTGTATAGACAGTACAGGAGactctttgcaaaaaaaaatagataaataaaattatGATCTGACTTTTCTGGAGCCAGACAGCAGTAATTGGCTCGTGGCAACagcagaaaacaaaaagttggCCTTCCCGGTAGAGATGGAATATCAGAATCGTGCAGGCATGCTGAGGTGGATCTTAAATTGAAGTAGTCTGCAATGGTGGAGTAAGTACTGAGGTGGGGGGGTTAGTCTTTTCCTAGTTACTGCCGTCTGAGTTGATCTTGATATACATAATTTCAtagcatatattttttttatacagcATATATGATAAATGCAATTGCAAAAAGTCATTTCTGGATGTTCTACACTCTAAATCGATGACACACAGTCCTGTGAAAAAGGAGTTGCACCCTCTTTCGATTTAAGGCTTTATTTATCAGAACATACATGAAAATCAGCAGGTCCCaaccaggtcttaaaatctGAGAAATACAACTTCAGATGAACAATAGTACACAACATATTAGACTGTGTCATTACTTATTTATTAAAAGCCAACATCCAAAAGGGAATGAAATACTAACTTCATCTGGACTGATTTAATAGaaattaagagggtaagtatCAGGAAGGTGCTGATAACCCGATGCACTTTATTTACTGATCAAGAATAAACaagagcacctctataaaagcagacatGTTGGCAGTTTGCcagtctggagcattcaggtgtgtgttaacacaatgccaaggaggaaagacttGTGCAATGgtcttagagaagcaactgttgccgcccatcaacctgggaaagCTTTTAAGAACATTTCCAATCAGGATGAAGTCCATCATTTCACAATGAGAACAGTTACTCACCGGAAAACATTTAAGACAGTTGCCAaccttcccaggagtggacatcCCAGAAAGCTCATCCTAAAGGTCAGAAAGCCCAAGAACTACATCTCTCTACAAGCAGAAAAATGTGTTATGCAAAAGGTCAATGATTCCAAGCACaacagcaaatctacaacagattGACTTAGgaagaaaataatcaaaatgTTGCAATATCAATATTATTATCACAAGTCATTGCTACTAAAGGTCGTATCAGGGGCTGTTACTAGTTTTTCACTCTCTGTTTTTGTAGTATGTctcaaattcaattaaatcaaTACCATGTTGACGATATTGTTGATAAGCTGACTATTTTATAAACTGAATTTTAAGACTGTGATTTTTTGTCATATCTTAATACGTAAAAATCAAAGAAGGATTTTTTATTCATGTGACTGAATGTATTACTTCGGAATGGGAGTGCCCACAGTCTCACAAACAGGCTGACTGGCTCCACCATGACACAGATTCCATGACATTTTACTGTGGCTCCATCCTGGCACCTTCTCCCCAGGACCATGACCGCACTGCCACTGTTACCATCACTCATCCCTGCTGAGTGAGGCCATCGCACAACAATAGCCAGCAGCTGGCCATGATACACTCTCTCACGCGGGATAACCTTTGTATTGAGCCCCTCTGGACAACACTTGTGGAGAGAGATGACTAAAAACTCACACTTGTGTCAGTGACACATATGACACTCTTgtgtttatgcatttttttttatttagaatagaaaaatactttattcatcccccaaattagtcaagtagctcaaaaaattattaatatttacaatgattctATATTAAcagcaacaataataataccaattctaataaaaatactactactaactaataataataataataataacaataaatgactaaatcttttttttaattaaaaaatttaaataaataatatatatatatatatatatatatatttatataaatatatatatatatatatatatatttgtgaaATAGTGAATAACAGCTTGCTTTATTgaagaaacaaaatgaaacattCAGGTAAGGAATTATCTTGATATCTCGGATTAAAGGATGATCAACATTGGCAACAAATtccatgaaaagaaaaaaaagctagaATTTCTATCTCACTCTCTTGAGAAGTAGTCACAAATACTGTATGCACATTTCATGCAGAAACATCGTCCAAATATCAAACAAGCATGATGCTCAAAGTCAATCCGAAATGTTACTGAACCTTTAAACCTGAATGCTTCACAAATGAAAAGTGAGTGTAGTCTTTCTGGGGGGAAAATATATGACTGCACAGAATAATAGGTAACTAAATGGCGATGGTAGTTTTTCTGAACTGACAAATAAGACCACAGATACAGACCACAGCCTCTCGGATCTATTGTGTGCCTGATTTAGCAACCCCAGCCTTTCAAAAACTGCCATGTAGCTTTCAACCAAAGTCTGTCACTTTCTTTGCACCCtttcaaaaacagaaacagcttCGCAAACGCTGCTTTGAGCAGCGCATTGTATTCTCCTCACTGTCTCACTTTTGAGACAAGCTAAAATTCTCAACAAACTCAGGAGACAATGGGGGCCTGGCAATCATTTGGCAATCTTTAAAGCTTTTTCAGTTAGCCAAGCAGTGGTAAACTTGTATTAATGTAATTAATGTAATGCCCTGTGAAAAAAATCATGGATTTCTACAATATTGCAGATCTGTTAATGTGCCATTGCTTGGACACAGTATTCTACAGAAACTGGCAGTGGGTTTGGGATCTTTTTGTACACTGTCAAGTTGAAAAAGGTCTAACAAGCTGAGCGTTAATGATAGCAGCCCACATGAGCACTCCTCCTTGACATTGGACTTGAAGTGGAGTGGCCATTAGTGATCAGCCTTCTTACTGCTCCATTAAAGTGACATGAAGGAATTAGTTGGTTGTTTTTCCCCTTTGGCTTTTCATGCTGTTGTAGGATCCAACATCACTGTCATAATGTACAGTGCAAATGTTATACACATGAACTCATTGTCACGTTGAAGAGGCTGTCAACACCTgacaaaaatgtcaagcaacTGTAAAGGAAAATGGTGTGATCTGATGCTTGAAAGCAAAGTCATGACCTTCAGTATCTCTGCCTCCGGGAGCTCCAGGGCAGTTTCAGCCTCCGGAATATGAAGAGCAAAAGCTAATGTCCTTCAAAAGGAGACAGAAgtacatagttttaaggttcacaaacttctctggtATTCCTTTAAATCACTTGCATACAGTGTaatagaaaacatttaaaaaaaatttgtctTCAAGTATTTCTCAGGCAAACCTCGACTCTTTAAGACTGACACACGTACATGACCAGCGTTGATTCGCAAGTTATTTTCATCTTGACCACATAACTGAGCACTAAAACCTTGTATTTCACGACACCCCGGAAGGATACAGCAGAATCACATCTAAATGCCCTGTCCTTTCTTTCTTCACTAattcatctgtttatttattttttgcaatCCAGTTGATTATTGAAATCAAGATGCTTTATGTGCCCGTGGTCATGCTTCTATATTTCAGCTTTATGTTGCATTTTCAATATtaacctgtaaaaacaaaacacttaggAATGGACAACCAGTGAAGTTTATAGAGCTGAAATCTGGAATGCGATTTGAAACTTTTATGTTACCTCAGTCTCCCTGTCTGCAATGCATTGTCTCCAAACCTCGTCCATTTAAACAGATAACTTGTGACAAGATTATACCTGTGGGCT from Odontesthes bonariensis isolate fOdoBon6 chromosome 22, fOdoBon6.hap1, whole genome shotgun sequence encodes:
- the prkab1a gene encoding 5'-AMP-activated protein kinase subunit beta-1a, with translation MGNTSSERAAMGQGEKAQRRDSRGIKEGEIPKILMDSPEDADIFHGEDMKAPLEKEEFLAWQQDLEAEDKGPTLDRPTVFRWTGDGKEVFISGSFNNWANKIPLIRSQNTFVAIVDLPEGEHQYKFYVDGQWTHDPTEPVVTSQLGTFNNIIQVKKTDFEVFDALMVDSQKCSDMSDLSSSPPGPYHQDAYAPKQEEKIKSPPILPPHLLQVILNKDTGISCDPALLPEPNHVMLNHLYALSIKDGVMVLSATHRYKKKYVTTLLYKPI